In Drechmeria coniospora strain ARSEF 6962 chromosome 03, whole genome shotgun sequence, the DNA window ACTTTTTATCCCGTCTCGAGTACGGCGTAGAGCCCAGGCGATCTGGATACTCGACAAGGCGGCCAGGAGAGGACGGTCCGAAAAAGTGCATCCTCGGTGGACGTTGAACACCGCCTTGCTCCTTTCCAAGATGCACCGAACGGAACGCAGCTgctccgacgccggccagccGGTCGATGCACGGTCATGTCGTGGTGCGACTCCAACCGACGTCTTGGAAGAGAAAGGTGTCGGCGCAGCGGCCGTGAGCGTCTCTCGCGTCCATGCCAATCCCCGTCGCGCAGTCGTTCCCGATGGTGAGAGGGCAAAGGCGCTGGAGAAGAGGGTTCTGCGCAAGGTATGGATGggaccccgacgacgacgggtgcTTGAAATGTCGAGACTGACGCTGGAATAGATGGACGTCCGTTTGATACCCACGCTGGCATTGCTGTATCTTCTCTCGTTTCTCGATCGTACGTTGCCAATCCCCACCGGGGCCCCTTCCCCCCTTTGACCACCGGAGAGGTGCTCATGCCCGGCAGGCGGCAACATTGGCAACGCCAAGATTGAGGGACTCCAGGAGGACTTGAACATGACATCCGACCAGTACAACTGGTGCTTGaccgtcttcttcttcaccTATGCGGCGTTCGAGGTGCCGAGCAACCTGCTGCTGAGGAGGCTTCGGCCCAGTCGCTGGCTACCCCTGATCATGGTCTCGTGGGGTCTCGTCATGACCCTCATGGGCATCGTCCGAAGCTACCGCGgactcctcgtcgcccgtctGTTCCTCGGCGTGACCGAGGCTGGCCTGTTCCCCGGCGTCGCGGTACGTGGTCCGTCTCGGTGAGCCGGGAGGAACCGGAGAGGTGAAGCGAagctctcggccgacggctaACTTGGCGACGTCCACGCAGTACTATCTGACCATGTGGTATTGCCGGCATGAGATCCAGCTTCGCCAGGCGCTGTTCTTCTCCGCCGCTtccatcgccggcgcctttAGCGGCCTGCTCGCGTTTGCCATCGGCAAGATGCACGGCGTCGGAGGCCTCGAGGGGTGGCGGTGGATCTTCATCCTCGAGGGCATCgccaccgtcctcgtcgccttcttcgccttgTTTCTCATGTACGACTTTCCCGACACCGCGCCGTTTCtgaccgaggaggagcgggaATTCGTCCTCCATCGTCTCAAGTACCAAGGCCAGACGgtcggcacgacgacgggggacgaggccgacagcggcgccgaggacacgAACatccgcgtcggcgaggcggacgagttTCGGTGGACCTATGTCCGACAAGCCTTTTGCGACTGGCAGATTTGGGTCAACATATTCGTGTACTGGGGTGTACGTCTGCCGATGCTGACCACGCCGTGCCGCTGCCCGAGCTCATTGCATACCGTCGATAGGTTGTCTGCCCGCTCTATGGCGTTAGCCTCTTCCTGCCGAGCATCATCAAGAGTCTGCACTACAAGGCGAGCACGGCGCAGCTCATGACGGTGCCCATCTACATCACGGCCGCCCTGTTCGCCGTCCTGTTCGCCTACTGCTCCGACCGCGTGGGGAAGCGCAGCCCGTTCATCATCGGGCTCATGGTCGTCATGATGGCCGGTTTCGCCATGTACGTTTGGTCAAGAGTCCGAGGACGCAACGCAAcgcacgtcggcggcatcgagccGGAGGAATGAGCTGACCGTCGATAGGTGCATTTCGTCCACGAGCCCTCGCGTCGTGTACGGCGGCGTCTTTCTTGCCGCCTGCGCCATCTACCCGGCGTTTCCGGGCATCATCGCCTGGCTATGCAACAACCTGTCAGGCAGCTACAAGAGAGGCGCGGGCATGGCCATTCAGATTGGCGTTGGAAACCTTGGCGGCGTAGGTCGACGAGAAAAAGGCTCAACGCGCGACCATGGCTCGTGGCGGCTAACTTGTCGTTGCAGGCCATGGCGTCCAATTTCTATCGGCAAAAGGACATCCCGCGATATTTTCTGGGGCACGCCTTGGAACTCGGCTTCATcttcatcggcctcgtcgccgccgtcggtctcGTCGTGGCATACGGCGTCATCAACAAGAAAAGGCGCCAGGCCGTGCAGGCAGGATCCCACCACGGCCTGACGGCGGAAGAGCTGTCGAAGCAGGGAGACAAGGCGGTCACGTACCGTTACATGTACTGAGATTGAATGGATGCAAACTTTTGCTCTGGCCGAGGGAAGCGGAGACCATACCCCTGGAAGCTTTCTTGCCCCCGGACGCTTTCTTGGCCTCCGGACGCTTTCCTGGCCTCCGGACGCTTTCTTGCCCCCGGACGCTTTCTTGCTCGACCCTAGACGCAGCGACGCAGCAGAAGACGCAGCATGCCAAGCCAAAGGCTcctctcgacggccacgcACCGTTCTCGTCGGTTGACCTCCATCTCCGTCTGCAAACGGGCCATGGTTCTGGTTGGGAATGCAGTCGACGAGCAAATAGTTGAGGTGCTcctggaggaggatgaggcaGAGGCCATATGTGATGctggtcgtcgccgtcttgaCAATCATGCCCTCAACGCGGCCGCAGAGCAGATGAGCATGACAGATGGATGGGAGGACCGGATTGTACGGCACGTAGAATATCAACCAGACAGCCAACGGCAATTAGCCCATCGTGATAGTTGTCATCTTGTCGTCTCGCTTGGCGGTCAGGACGGACGCGCGTACACGTTCAAGTACAAATCGTGCCTCCTGGACAGGCAGGAATAGCGCCAGCAGCTCCTGCAGCTCATGCAGCTCCTGCAGCTCCTGCAGCTCCTGAAGCTCCCACAGTCTCCTGATCCCTCACGTGACGTGACGTTGCCAGAGGagcccctcccccctccttcAACTCCAACTGCATCTGGTGGCGAGGTGGTGAGAATTCTCGGACGACTTGCCAGAGCCAAGCATCATCCTGGCTCGAGACAGAGAGCAGCGTTTCCTGCTTCATTCAAGAACGAATCGAACATGGCCGTCCATGGGGACGCCCCATCCTCGCCGGACATGTGGAAGTTCCCCTCACGACGCAGCGTCGTCCACAGCACCGAGGGTATCGTCGCCTGCTCGCAGCCGCTTGCGGCAAAATGTGGCCTCGAGGTGCTTCGTGCGGGTGGAAATGCAGCCGTAAGTGGACGCTCGCCTCCCGGCTTGGGTCCGTCAAAGGGTTAGGCTGGCTGACCGATGGTGCTTTTGTCGTTCCaggatgccgccgttgccgtcggtAAGTAGTATCGAATCACCATCCGGCCCGAGACATCAAAGCTCAAGCTGACGCCGAAACCCCCCTCCCTCGCAGCGGCCGGCCTCAACGTGACGGAACCGTGCTCGACGGGCATCGGCGGTGACATGTTCCTCCTCTTCTGGGATGCCAGCGAGAGGCGTGTCAAGGCCCTGAACGGCTCCGGCCGCTCGGGGGCCGAGTGCACGCTCGAGAGAGTCCGCGCCGACCTCGGATTCGACCCCAGTGATGCTGGGAAGCAGATGCCCCCCCACAGCGTCcacaccgtcaccgtccccggcgccgccgcagggtgggtcgatgccgtcgagcgaTTCGGAAGCGGCAGGGTGAGCATGCAGCAGGTGCTCGGCCCGGCCATCGAGCTCGGGGAGAAGGGGTTTCCCGTTTCCGAGGTGACGGCACACGACGTAGGAAACCCACGGCCCTCCCACCTCGCAGCGGCGAGAGAGACCAAGTTGGATTCTGACGCGAAACCGTAgtggatggcggccgagcagaCGCTTCGCGATGCCTCGCCCAACTTTGCCGAGATGCTCAAGCGGGATCCCGCCGCTCCCTCGGGCGTGCGCGCGCCGAGGCCCGGCGAGGTGATGAGGAACCCGACGCTGGCACGGACGTTTCGCAGCCTCGCCGAGCACGGAAAGCCTGGCTTCTACAGGGGacgcgtcgccgaggagctcgtcagGGTCGTGCGCGACCTCGGCGGTCACCTCGAGCTGGCCGATCTCGAGCACCATCTCGCCACCGGAAGCGAGCCGGTCGAGCCGATATCGCTCAAGTTCCAAGGCCAggggctcggccgaggcgacggcgttgaGCTGTGGGAGCACCCCCCCAACGGtcagggcgtcgtcgccctcatgGCGCTCGGTATCATGCAGGAGATGGAGAAGCAGGGCAAGATTCCCGtcttcgaggccgccgacttCAACTCGACGCCGTACGTgcatgccatcgtcgaggctcTCCGACTCGCCTTTACCGACGCCCATTGGTTCGTCGCCGATCCCAACGTCACGGTCGTGCCGACGAGCGGTCTTCTCTCGGCCTCTtacctcgccgagcgcgcGACGCTCTTCGAtccggccaaggcggcggtCCAGCTTCGCCACGGCGACCCTCCCGCCGAGCTCTCTCCGGCGCTTCGCAGCAGCGACACCGTCTACTTCACCGTGACGGACAGCCACGGCAACGCCGCATCCTTCATCAACTCCAACtacgccggcttcggcaccgCCATCATCCCTCGGGGCTGCGGCTTCACCCTGCAGAACCGCGGTTCTAACTTCTCGCTCGACGCTCGCCACCCGAATCGGCTCGAACCACGCAAGCGACCGTATCACACCATCATTCCCGGCATGGTGACCAAcctgcgcgacggcgagcttcACTCGACTTTTGGCGTCATGGGAGGCTTCATGCAGCCCCAGGGCCATGTTCAGGTCCTTCTAGGACAGCTCATCGGCGGGCTCAATCCGCAGCAGGCGCTCGACGCGCCGAGGGTgtgcatcgtcgcc includes these proteins:
- a CDS encoding gamma-glutamyltranspeptidase, producing MHRTERSCSDAGQPVDARSCRGATPTDVLEEKGVGAAAVSVSRVHANPRRAVVPDGERAKALEKRVLRKMDVRLIPTLALLYLLSFLDRGNIGNAKIEGLQEDLNMTSDQYNWCLTVFFFTYAAFEVPSNLLLRRLRPSRWLPLIMVSWGLVMTLMGIVRSYRGLLVARLFLGVTEAGLFPGVAYYLTMWYCRHEIQLRQALFFSAASIAGAFSGLLAFAIGKMHGVGGLEGWRWIFILEGIATVLVAFFALFLMYDFPDTAPFLTEEEREFVLHRLKYQGQTVGTTTGDEADSGAEDTNIRVGEADEFRWTYVRQAFCDWQIWVNIFVYWGVVCPLYGVSLFLPSIIKSLHYKASTAQLMTVPIYITAALFAVLFAYCSDRVGKRSPFIIGLMVVMMAGFAMCISSTSPRVVYGGVFLAACAIYPAFPGIIAWLCNNLSGSYKRGAGMAIQIGVGNLGGAMASNFYRQKDIPRYFLGHALELGFIFIGLVAAVGLVVAYGVINKKRRQAVQAGSHHGLTAEELSKQGDKAVTRRRSMPSQRLLSTATHRSRRLTSISVCKRAMVLVGNAVDEQIVEVLLEEDEAEAICDAGRRRLDNHALNAAAEQMSMTDGWEDRIRQQLLQLMQLLQLLQLLKLPQSPDPSRDVTLPEEPLPPPSTPTASGGEVVRILGRLARAKHHPGSRQRAAFPASFKNESNMAVHGDAPSSPDMWKFPSRRSVVHSTEGIVACSQPLAAKCGLEVLRAGGNAADAAVAVAAGLNVTEPCSTGIGGDMFLLFWDASERRVKALNGSGRSGAECTLERVRADLGFDPSDAGKQMPPHSVHTVTVPGAAAGWVDAVERFGSGRVSMQQVLGPAIELGEKGFPVSEVTAHDWMAAEQTLRDASPNFAEMLKRDPAAPSGVRAPRPGEVMRNPTLARTFRSLAEHGKPGFYRGRVAEELVRVVRDLGGHLELADLEHHLATGSEPVEPISLKFQGQGLGRGDGVELWEHPPNGQGVVALMALGIMQEMEKQGKIPVFEAADFNSTPYVHAIVEALRLAFTDAHWFVADPNVTVVPTSGLLSASYLAERATLFDPAKAAVQLRHGDPPAELSPALRSSDTVYFTVTDSHGNAASFINSNYAGFGTAIIPRGCGFTLQNRGSNFSLDARHPNRLEPRKRPYHTIIPGMVTNLRDGELHSTFGVMGGFMQPQGHVQVLLGQLIGGLNPQQALDAPRVCIVAGMPSMPDAEVEWTVHVEDGMPADTILGLEKLGHDVVSTKGAQRGLFGRGQIVRRTLDAVDGTVVWSAGSDMRADGAAYPA